In Bradyrhizobium erythrophlei, a single genomic region encodes these proteins:
- a CDS encoding cyclase family protein translates to MARKLIDISVPLQNDVPADPPGINPRIEYHDHQQSLPRMLGFFPGLKAEDLPDGQAWAMETVQLSTHNGTHLDAPYHYHPTMNRGERAWTIEEVPLEWCFQPAVKLDFRHFPDGYVATADDVETELKRIGHTLSPLEIVVVNTSAGVKYGQADFVNSGCGMGYEATMYLLERGVRLTGIDGWSWDAPFVFTAKRYAESKNAGLIWEGHKAGRHIGYCHIEKLHNLERLPSKGFMVSCFPVKIERASAGWTRAVAIIDD, encoded by the coding sequence ATGGCGCGAAAACTGATCGATATCTCCGTGCCGCTGCAAAACGATGTGCCGGCCGATCCACCCGGCATCAATCCGCGCATCGAATATCACGATCACCAGCAGAGTCTGCCGCGCATGTTGGGCTTCTTTCCCGGTCTCAAGGCCGAGGATCTGCCGGACGGCCAGGCCTGGGCGATGGAGACGGTGCAGCTCTCGACCCATAACGGCACCCATCTCGATGCGCCCTATCACTATCATCCGACCATGAACCGCGGCGAGCGCGCCTGGACCATCGAAGAGGTGCCGCTCGAATGGTGCTTTCAGCCCGCCGTCAAACTCGACTTCCGGCATTTTCCCGACGGCTACGTCGCCACCGCTGATGACGTCGAGACGGAGTTGAAGCGCATCGGACATACGCTGTCGCCGCTCGAAATCGTCGTGGTCAATACCTCCGCCGGCGTCAAATACGGCCAGGCCGATTTCGTCAATTCCGGCTGCGGCATGGGCTATGAGGCAACGATGTACCTGCTCGAGCGCGGCGTGCGGCTGACCGGCATCGACGGCTGGAGCTGGGACGCGCCATTCGTCTTCACCGCGAAAAGATATGCCGAGAGCAAAAATGCCGGCCTGATCTGGGAGGGCCACAAGGCCGGACGCCACATCGGCTATTGCCACATCGAGAAGCTGCACAATCTGGAGCGCCTGCCGTCCAAGGGCTTCATGGTCTCGTGCTTCCCGGTGAAGATCGAACGCGCGTCTGCGGGCTGGACACGCGCGGTCGCCATCATCGACGATTAA
- a CDS encoding Crp/Fnr family transcriptional regulator: MSQDKTIEPRHVAGSKLAVLRAHPIFSDLDAEAFEQLGRYVKPATFKRGATIFSKGDPGNSLIAVISGTVKISVSSPDGRSAILNLIGPGEIVGEVAVLDGQARTADATANSNCEIFVIDRREFLPFVRCQPALAMKFIELLCTRLRWTSDQVEQVILQDLPGRLASALIRLTERHKAAKDSRTIAVTQQEISEMVGMSRESINKQLRAWAMRNWVRLEHGAIVVLDLEPLQEIAGTAPQDD, from the coding sequence GTGTCCCAGGACAAGACCATCGAGCCCAGGCATGTGGCCGGCAGCAAACTCGCCGTGCTGCGCGCCCACCCGATTTTCAGCGATCTTGACGCCGAGGCGTTCGAGCAACTTGGCCGCTACGTCAAGCCCGCCACCTTCAAGCGTGGGGCCACGATCTTTTCCAAGGGCGATCCCGGCAACAGCCTGATCGCGGTCATTTCCGGCACGGTGAAGATCAGCGTTTCCTCGCCCGACGGCCGCAGCGCCATTCTCAACCTGATCGGGCCCGGCGAGATTGTCGGCGAGGTCGCAGTGCTCGATGGCCAGGCGCGAACGGCGGACGCGACCGCCAACAGCAACTGCGAAATCTTTGTCATCGATCGCCGCGAATTTCTGCCCTTCGTGCGCTGCCAGCCCGCCCTGGCGATGAAATTCATCGAACTGTTATGTACGCGGCTGCGCTGGACCTCCGACCAGGTCGAGCAGGTCATCTTGCAGGATCTGCCGGGCCGGCTCGCCAGCGCGCTGATCAGGCTCACCGAGCGGCACAAGGCTGCAAAGGACAGCCGCACCATCGCGGTCACCCAGCAGGAAATCAGCGAGATGGTCGGCATGTCGCGTGAGAGCATCAACAAGCAGTTGCGCGCCTGGGCGATGCGTAACTGGGTCCGCCTCGAACACGGCGCGATCGTCGTGCTCGATCTCGAGCCGTTGCAGGAAATCGCGGGCACGGCTCCGCAGGATGATTAA
- a CDS encoding alpha/beta hydrolase — protein sequence MSDRSSAITRRSLLGTAAAIAATPALAEECRVGPPPHEKGPRVWMDMDQVELDASYDQSVYAPMIAQFSKRYASISETTRQRLGAPKRFAYGPTPIEGLDVYPARTANAPIFVYVHGGRWVLGSAKDYGYPADLFVNAGVNYVALDFIQVDAANGDLRAMADQVRRGIAWVYKNAGLFNGDTKRFYVGGHSSGGHLAGVAAVTDWQKDFGLPADMLSGALLMSGMYDLKPARLSARSNYVKFDDDMEQRLSSIRHIDLLRAPITVTYGSFETPDFQRQSRDFAAAVKAAGKPVELLEAANFNHFEMCESLGNPYGPNGLAALKLMKLA from the coding sequence ATGTCCGATCGATCCAGCGCCATCACGCGCCGCTCCCTCCTCGGCACCGCAGCCGCCATCGCCGCAACGCCGGCGCTGGCGGAAGAATGCCGCGTCGGTCCCCCGCCACACGAGAAAGGACCCAGGGTCTGGATGGACATGGACCAGGTCGAGCTCGATGCATCCTATGACCAGTCGGTCTATGCGCCGATGATCGCGCAGTTCAGCAAGCGCTACGCCTCGATCAGCGAAACCACGCGCCAGCGGCTGGGTGCGCCGAAGCGATTTGCCTATGGGCCGACACCGATCGAAGGTCTCGACGTCTATCCGGCGCGAACCGCCAATGCGCCGATCTTCGTCTACGTCCACGGCGGACGCTGGGTTCTCGGCAGCGCCAAGGATTACGGCTATCCGGCCGATCTCTTCGTCAATGCCGGCGTCAACTATGTCGCGCTCGACTTCATTCAGGTCGATGCGGCCAATGGCGACTTGAGAGCGATGGCCGATCAGGTCCGGCGCGGCATCGCCTGGGTCTACAAGAACGCCGGCCTTTTCAACGGTGACACCAAACGATTCTATGTCGGCGGGCACTCTTCCGGCGGCCATCTCGCCGGCGTGGCCGCGGTGACCGACTGGCAAAAGGATTTCGGGCTGCCGGCCGACATGCTGAGCGGCGCGCTCTTGATGAGCGGCATGTATGATCTGAAGCCGGCGCGGCTTTCGGCACGCAGCAACTATGTGAAGTTCGACGACGACATGGAGCAGCGCCTGAGCTCGATCCGCCATATCGATCTGCTGCGCGCACCGATCACCGTCACCTATGGCAGCTTCGAGACGCCGGATTTCCAGCGCCAGTCACGCGACTTTGCCGCCGCGGTCAAGGCCGCCGGCAAGCCGGTCGAGCTTCTGGAAGCCGCGAACTTCAATCACTTCGAGATGTGCGAGAGCCTCGGAAACCCTTACGGCCCGAACGGGCTCGCCGCGCTCAAGCTGATGAAGCTGGCGTAA
- a CDS encoding ATP-dependent Clp protease adaptor ClpS yields the protein MPDNPLFNVLLVNDDVTPMDFVVHVLQEFLDLGFDDACKLMLRVHHEGKAICGTYERDEAETRVAAILALAGKHNHPLKCILEEAR from the coding sequence ATGCCAGATAACCCGCTCTTTAACGTGCTGCTTGTGAACGACGACGTAACCCCCATGGACTTCGTCGTACACGTCTTGCAGGAGTTTCTTGATCTCGGCTTCGACGACGCCTGCAAGCTCATGCTTCGCGTTCACCACGAGGGAAAAGCGATCTGCGGCACCTATGAGCGCGACGAGGCCGAAACACGGGTCGCCGCCATTCTGGCGCTTGCCGGCAAGCACAACCATCCGCTCAAATGCATACTCGAAGAGGCGCGTTAG
- a CDS encoding branched-chain amino acid ABC transporter permease, translated as MLAFQILIDGFAISALYALGATGFTLIFGVSGVLNLSHGAIMVLAAVAAWAAASVLHLDTYSGALLGVGVALISALITYFAVVQPIQKSRRIPNEEKEIFVLTGTLLWGIMIQELIAYFFTNNAKTVLPIVEGVVDILGVRTPRNEIFTAFVCCLVIALLWLLVNRTKTGKAVLAASMNPRGVTLLGLELGNIYIVVWAIYGILAGIAGVLLGMFLGVSSYSVGPLTASAFSIVVLGGLGSVSGSLIAAFVVGYLETVTAYLISPAYRTIPALLLLVAVMYVRPQGLLGRR; from the coding sequence ATGCTTGCGTTTCAGATTCTGATCGACGGTTTTGCCATCAGCGCGCTGTATGCGCTGGGCGCGACCGGATTCACCCTCATCTTCGGCGTCTCCGGCGTGCTCAACCTGTCGCACGGCGCCATCATGGTGCTGGCGGCGGTGGCCGCGTGGGCGGCAGCGAGCGTGCTGCACCTCGACACATATTCGGGCGCGCTGCTCGGTGTCGGCGTCGCGCTGATATCGGCGCTCATTACTTACTTTGCAGTGGTTCAGCCGATCCAGAAGTCGCGGCGCATCCCGAATGAAGAGAAGGAAATCTTCGTCCTCACCGGCACCCTGCTCTGGGGCATCATGATCCAGGAGCTGATCGCCTACTTCTTCACCAACAACGCCAAGACCGTTTTGCCGATCGTCGAAGGCGTCGTCGATATCCTCGGCGTGCGCACCCCGCGCAACGAGATATTCACCGCCTTCGTCTGCTGCCTTGTCATCGCGCTGCTCTGGCTGCTGGTGAACCGCACCAAGACCGGCAAGGCGGTGCTCGCGGCTTCGATGAATCCGCGCGGCGTCACCCTGCTCGGCCTCGAGCTCGGCAACATCTATATCGTGGTCTGGGCGATCTACGGCATCCTCGCCGGCATTGCCGGCGTGCTGCTCGGCATGTTCTTAGGCGTCAGCTCCTATAGCGTCGGGCCGCTGACCGCGAGCGCGTTCTCGATCGTCGTGCTCGGCGGTCTCGGCAGCGTCTCCGGCTCGCTGATCGCCGCTTTCGTCGTCGGCTATCTCGAAACCGTCACGGCCTACCTGATCTCGCCGGCCTACCGGACCATCCCTGCCCTCCTGCTCCTCGTTGCCGTGATGTATGTGCGGCCGCAGGGCCTGCTCGGGAGGCGCTAA
- a CDS encoding ATP-binding cassette domain-containing protein: MDTTTSNAPVLEVRGLTKRYGGLTAVKNLDLEVHAGEIFGLIGPNGSGKSTAMKSIMGIERPTSGTVTFQGENVAGLPAHRIARMGFGMVFQHSRPLNRQTVLENIMVALLPDSLFMLFPDKALTERAKWIANRVGLGSVMDRRPPTLPFADLRRLELAKAIARDPKVVLVDEPFAGLTLAEVGTFSELIRSFRDEGRAVLLVDHNVKSVAALVDRVLAMYLGEKIVTGRADEVMRNETVRRVYLGGAIETSARPETSFKDKVPLLQVENVSVHYGKAQALENVSIHIHHGEFISVVGLNGAGKTTLFNTISGFLPYSGEIVRDGEKLRGTSPAKIARSGIVQCPESRELFGEMTVRENLDLGGQHLTDEVRERHLAWLFELFPILKERQGQLAQTLSGGEQQMLAIGRALMMQPKILILDEPTLGLAPVILETLSKALERLRQTTDITVLLGEQNVTFALPHADRVYVLEHARIVWEGDPGRFAAEAGEGYL, from the coding sequence ATGGACACCACGACCAGCAACGCACCCGTCCTCGAAGTCCGCGGCCTCACCAAGCGCTATGGCGGGCTCACGGCCGTGAAGAACCTCGACCTGGAGGTTCATGCCGGCGAGATTTTCGGTCTGATCGGCCCGAACGGTTCCGGCAAGTCGACCGCAATGAAATCGATCATGGGGATCGAACGCCCGACGTCCGGCACCGTGACGTTTCAAGGCGAGAACGTCGCAGGTCTTCCGGCGCACAGAATTGCGCGCATGGGCTTTGGCATGGTGTTCCAGCACTCGCGGCCGCTGAACCGGCAGACGGTGCTGGAAAACATCATGGTGGCGCTGTTGCCGGACTCGCTCTTCATGCTGTTCCCGGACAAGGCGCTGACCGAGCGCGCCAAGTGGATCGCCAACCGCGTGGGCCTTGGTTCGGTGATGGATCGCCGCCCGCCGACACTGCCTTTCGCCGATCTGCGGCGGCTCGAGCTTGCGAAGGCGATCGCGCGCGATCCCAAGGTGGTGCTGGTCGACGAACCCTTTGCCGGGCTGACGCTCGCCGAAGTCGGCACTTTCTCGGAACTGATCCGAAGCTTCCGCGACGAAGGCCGCGCGGTACTCCTGGTCGACCACAACGTCAAGAGCGTTGCGGCGCTGGTCGACCGTGTGCTTGCGATGTATCTCGGCGAAAAGATCGTCACCGGCCGCGCCGATGAGGTGATGCGCAACGAAACCGTGCGCCGCGTCTATCTCGGCGGCGCGATCGAGACCTCGGCCCGGCCCGAGACGTCTTTCAAGGACAAGGTGCCGCTGCTTCAGGTCGAGAATGTCAGCGTGCATTACGGCAAGGCGCAGGCGCTGGAGAACGTCTCGATCCACATCCACCATGGCGAGTTCATCTCGGTCGTCGGACTGAACGGCGCCGGCAAGACCACGCTGTTCAACACGATCTCGGGCTTCCTGCCCTATAGCGGCGAGATCGTCCGCGACGGCGAAAAGCTGCGCGGCACCAGCCCCGCCAAGATCGCGCGCAGCGGCATCGTGCAATGTCCGGAATCTCGCGAGTTGTTCGGCGAGATGACGGTGCGGGAAAATCTCGACCTCGGCGGCCAGCATCTGACCGACGAGGTGCGGGAAAGACATCTCGCCTGGCTGTTCGAACTGTTTCCGATCCTGAAGGAGCGTCAAGGCCAGCTCGCACAGACGCTGTCAGGCGGCGAGCAGCAGATGCTCGCGATCGGGCGCGCGCTGATGATGCAGCCCAAGATCCTGATTCTCGACGAGCCGACGCTCGGACTTGCGCCGGTGATTCTGGAGACGCTGTCGAAAGCGCTCGAGCGCTTGCGTCAGACCACCGACATCACCGTGTTGCTCGGGGAGCAGAACGTGACGTTTGCGCTTCCGCACGCCGACCGCGTCTATGTGCTCGAACACGCCCGGATTGTCTGGGAAGGCGATCCGGGCCGGTTCGCAGCCGAGGCCGGCGAAGGTTATCTCTAG
- a CDS encoding ABC transporter substrate-binding protein → MTTTSIRSLLGATALGLVLGAGQAFAADPIKIGVIAEAQAIAGASIPQAAQLAADEINAAGGVDGRKIELVTYDNHSSAPDSVRAFQRAVNEDKVNIVIASYTSEVVLALEPWAARLKMPFITPGAASNEISKAIHADYEKNKYTFHGYLTSAALAMSVCDAAKELLVDQKQMKTAVIMSEDAAWTKPLDIGYEECLPKIGLKVLDHIRFSPDTTDFTPIFNKIEGAKPDVMITGISHVGVQPTVQWKNQQVPIPMFGISSQATNETFGKDTNNASDGVLYQGVSGPGLAVTEKSVPFANAFKAKFGNFPSYAGYTSYDEVYFIADAVKRAGSTDADKLVEALEKTDWVGTIGRVQFYGKDDPFTHSIKYGKGLITGAMLQWQDGKQVAVWPPEVAKAKLKFPAFIKVTSN, encoded by the coding sequence ATGACAACAACATCTATCCGTTCGCTGCTCGGCGCGACGGCGCTTGGCCTCGTGCTGGGCGCAGGTCAAGCGTTCGCCGCCGACCCGATCAAGATCGGCGTCATCGCCGAAGCGCAAGCCATCGCCGGCGCCTCGATCCCGCAGGCCGCCCAGCTTGCCGCCGACGAGATCAACGCCGCGGGCGGCGTCGACGGCCGCAAAATCGAGCTCGTCACCTATGACAACCACTCCTCCGCGCCCGACTCCGTCCGCGCCTTCCAGCGCGCGGTCAACGAAGACAAGGTCAACATCGTCATCGCCAGCTACACCAGCGAAGTGGTGCTGGCGCTGGAGCCCTGGGCTGCGCGCCTGAAGATGCCCTTCATTACGCCGGGCGCGGCCTCCAACGAAATCAGCAAGGCCATTCACGCCGACTACGAGAAAAACAAGTACACCTTCCACGGCTATCTGACCTCGGCGGCGCTGGCGATGTCGGTCTGCGACGCCGCCAAGGAATTGCTCGTCGATCAGAAGCAGATGAAGACCGCGGTCATCATGAGCGAGGACGCCGCCTGGACCAAACCGCTCGACATCGGCTACGAGGAATGCCTGCCCAAGATCGGGCTGAAGGTGCTCGACCATATCCGCTTCTCGCCCGACACCACCGACTTCACGCCGATCTTCAACAAGATCGAAGGCGCCAAGCCGGACGTGATGATCACCGGCATCTCGCATGTCGGCGTGCAGCCGACCGTGCAGTGGAAGAACCAGCAGGTTCCGATTCCGATGTTCGGCATCTCCTCGCAGGCCACCAACGAGACCTTCGGCAAGGACACCAACAACGCGTCCGACGGCGTGCTCTATCAGGGCGTGTCGGGACCGGGTCTGGCGGTCACCGAGAAGAGCGTGCCGTTCGCCAACGCCTTCAAGGCGAAGTTCGGCAACTTCCCGTCTTACGCCGGCTATACCTCCTATGACGAGGTGTACTTCATCGCCGACGCCGTGAAGCGCGCGGGCTCGACCGACGCCGACAAGCTGGTCGAGGCGCTGGAGAAGACCGACTGGGTCGGCACCATCGGCCGCGTCCAGTTCTACGGCAAGGACGATCCGTTCACCCACTCGATCAAGTACGGCAAAGGCCTGATCACCGGCGCGATGCTGCAATGGCAGGATGGCAAGCAGGTCGCCGTCTGGCCGCCGGAAGTCGCCAAAGCCAAATTGAAGTTCCCGGCTTTCATCAAGGTCACGTCGAACTGA
- a CDS encoding acyltransferase family protein encodes MRHALTPNASTQASPANKLVALEGLRFLSAFAILVFHYRHFFYVASEPVGLVQERLPLYGVLHVLYDSGRLGVWIFWCISGFIFFWKYRDAIAGRTIGGWQFFVLRFSRLYPLHFVTLLVVALLQAAYFNSHGCFFVYQSNDVWHFLAQLFLASEWNGKEDLNFNGPIWSISVEVLVYLWFFLMLRVTRSWWLNAVIVLVCLNAVLEGFGSQLLLCLAFFYIGGLAAIARRAVGTSRHHNAIETSAVLAAVVSPLAVVVALGDRLGALEFPLLLAYTPILLFCLSRDVAVPHWAQATIEAAGNMTYSSYLLHFPIQLSVMIGFAVAGRPVPVYSGALLAVYLLTTLLLSYVTFRYFEAPAQRFIRAAFRRDVPSRDVLTPASSA; translated from the coding sequence ATGCGGCACGCATTGACGCCAAACGCTTCGACGCAAGCTTCGCCCGCGAACAAGCTCGTCGCGCTCGAAGGCTTACGCTTTCTTTCGGCTTTTGCGATCCTCGTGTTCCACTATCGCCATTTCTTCTACGTCGCGAGCGAGCCGGTCGGACTGGTGCAGGAGCGCCTGCCGCTCTACGGCGTCCTGCATGTGCTTTACGATTCCGGGCGGCTGGGGGTCTGGATCTTCTGGTGCATCAGCGGATTCATCTTCTTCTGGAAGTATCGCGACGCCATCGCCGGGCGCACCATCGGCGGCTGGCAATTCTTCGTGCTGCGCTTCTCGCGACTTTATCCGCTGCACTTCGTGACCTTGCTCGTCGTGGCACTGCTTCAAGCGGCGTATTTCAATTCGCATGGGTGCTTCTTCGTCTACCAGAGCAACGACGTCTGGCACTTCCTTGCACAGCTCTTTCTGGCGAGCGAATGGAACGGCAAGGAGGACCTCAATTTCAACGGCCCGATCTGGTCGATCTCGGTCGAAGTGCTCGTTTATCTCTGGTTCTTCCTGATGCTGCGCGTGACGCGATCGTGGTGGTTGAACGCCGTTATCGTGCTCGTGTGCCTGAATGCCGTGCTCGAAGGTTTCGGCTCGCAGCTTCTTCTTTGTCTGGCGTTCTTCTACATCGGCGGCCTGGCGGCGATCGCGCGGCGGGCAGTTGGCACGTCGCGCCATCATAACGCCATTGAAACGTCTGCCGTGCTCGCCGCCGTCGTCAGTCCGCTCGCGGTTGTCGTTGCGCTGGGCGATCGCCTCGGCGCGCTCGAGTTTCCGCTGCTGCTGGCCTATACGCCGATCCTGCTGTTCTGCCTGTCGCGGGACGTCGCTGTACCGCACTGGGCGCAGGCTACGATCGAGGCGGCCGGCAACATGACCTATTCAAGCTACCTGCTGCATTTCCCGATTCAACTGTCTGTCATGATCGGCTTTGCCGTCGCCGGACGCCCGGTGCCGGTCTATAGCGGCGCGCTGCTCGCCGTCTATCTCCTGACGACGCTGCTACTGTCCTACGTCACGTTTCGCTATTTCGAGGCGCCGGCGCAGCGCTTCATTCGCGCCGCCTTTCGACGCGACGTACCGTCGCGCGACGTGCTTACGCCAGCTTCATCAGCTTGA
- a CDS encoding branched-chain amino acid ABC transporter permease has protein sequence MGGFFKSRLFFISLAVVIIASTLPLYVSGYVLGLLTVAYYFGVFAMAWDLLFGFAGEVNFGPTFLIGVGAYTAGILNNQYGWSVYLCIVLGALASVIAGVVLALPALRVRGPYFGLTTLVAVLMLQNFIVVFADLTGGEIGLTIPDVITIDASANYWIALGFMTISALVLYGLSQSPVGLVLQASGQDPVQAGALGFNIVKHKLAAFIVSAFFSGLSGALLVFYFGTASVGTVVDVAVGVNVIVAAVLGGRRTVLGAALGAIFLIVAGEFLRPTGELATFIVSAVALLVVLFFPGGFLGAALSHEGRK, from the coding sequence ATGGGTGGGTTTTTCAAATCGCGGCTGTTCTTCATTTCGCTCGCGGTTGTCATCATCGCTTCAACGCTGCCGCTCTATGTCTCCGGCTATGTGCTGGGGCTGCTCACCGTCGCCTATTACTTCGGCGTGTTCGCGATGGCCTGGGACCTGTTGTTCGGCTTTGCCGGCGAGGTCAATTTCGGCCCGACCTTCCTGATCGGCGTCGGCGCCTATACCGCAGGCATCCTCAACAACCAGTATGGCTGGTCGGTCTATCTCTGCATCGTGCTCGGGGCGCTCGCCTCCGTCATCGCCGGCGTCGTGCTGGCGTTGCCGGCGCTTCGTGTCCGCGGCCCCTATTTCGGCCTGACCACGCTGGTTGCCGTCTTGATGCTGCAAAACTTCATCGTCGTGTTCGCCGATCTCACCGGCGGCGAGATCGGCCTGACCATACCCGACGTGATCACGATCGATGCCAGCGCGAATTACTGGATCGCGCTCGGCTTCATGACGATCAGCGCGCTCGTCCTTTATGGATTGTCCCAATCGCCGGTCGGCCTCGTCTTGCAGGCGAGCGGCCAGGACCCGGTACAGGCCGGCGCGCTCGGCTTCAACATCGTCAAGCACAAGCTCGCCGCCTTCATCGTCTCCGCGTTCTTCTCCGGCCTTTCCGGCGCGCTGCTGGTGTTTTACTTCGGCACCGCATCGGTCGGCACCGTGGTCGATGTTGCGGTCGGCGTGAACGTGATCGTGGCCGCCGTACTCGGCGGACGCCGCACCGTTCTGGGTGCCGCGTTAGGCGCCATCTTCCTGATCGTCGCTGGCGAATTCCTGCGCCCGACCGGCGAGCTTGCGACCTTCATCGTCTCGGCGGTCGCGCTGCTCGTCGTCCTGTTCTTCCCCGGCGGCTTCCTGGGCGCAGCCCTTTCGCATGAAGGGCGCAAATAA
- a CDS encoding lactonase family protein: protein MVDRRTFTTLLAGTIAAPTLAFGKTMTSRNVFYSAVGPQLTPYGVDVDKAELTKRDPVSTAANIQYAWPHPSKRWLYVVSSSGGPAAGDATGSVHVANAFTIDPATGALKPHGETVKLATRPIHASVDHSGHFLLIAYNNPSSLTVHRINADGTIGDKVQQPNKLDTGIFAHQIRLAPDNKHVILVTRGNNAPSDNPVDPGSIKVFTFKDGVLANLSAIAPGDGMHFGPRHLDFHPKKPWVFVSIESQNQLMVYKLDDKTGLSRDPLFTKNTLADPNSKLRQAAGAIHVSPDGRFVYVANRAWWTSDFEGKKVFTGGENSLAVFAINQTTGEPTLIQNADGHGNYLRTFNIDPSRKLLVAAPLWSIAVREGNSVTTMPAGLVLYRVGGDGKLTFARKYDIDATEQKQQFWAGMVTLA, encoded by the coding sequence ATGGTCGATCGCCGGACGTTCACCACCCTGCTCGCGGGCACCATCGCGGCTCCCACCCTAGCTTTCGGCAAAACCATGACATCCAGGAACGTGTTCTATTCGGCCGTCGGGCCGCAACTGACGCCCTATGGCGTCGACGTCGACAAGGCCGAACTCACCAAGCGAGACCCGGTATCGACGGCGGCCAACATTCAATATGCCTGGCCGCATCCCTCGAAGCGCTGGCTCTATGTGGTTTCCTCCAGCGGCGGGCCGGCCGCGGGCGATGCCACCGGCAGCGTGCACGTCGCCAACGCCTTTACGATCGATCCCGCAACCGGCGCGCTGAAGCCGCATGGTGAAACGGTCAAGCTCGCCACCCGCCCGATCCATGCCAGCGTCGATCACTCCGGCCACTTTCTCCTGATCGCCTACAACAACCCGTCGAGCCTGACCGTGCACCGCATCAACGCCGACGGCACGATCGGCGACAAGGTCCAGCAGCCGAACAAGCTCGACACCGGCATCTTCGCGCACCAGATCCGCCTCGCGCCCGACAACAAGCACGTCATCCTGGTGACGCGCGGCAACAACGCGCCGTCAGACAATCCCGTCGATCCCGGTTCGATCAAGGTCTTCACCTTCAAGGACGGCGTGCTGGCGAATCTTTCGGCCATCGCGCCCGGCGACGGCATGCATTTCGGGCCGCGGCATCTCGACTTCCACCCGAAAAAGCCCTGGGTGTTCGTCTCGATCGAGAGCCAGAACCAGCTCATGGTCTACAAGCTCGACGACAAGACCGGCCTGTCGCGCGACCCGCTGTTCACCAAGAACACACTCGCCGATCCAAACTCGAAGCTGCGGCAAGCTGCCGGCGCCATCCATGTCAGCCCCGATGGCCGTTTTGTCTACGTCGCCAACCGCGCCTGGTGGACCAGCGACTTCGAAGGCAAGAAGGTGTTTACCGGTGGCGAGAATTCGCTCGCAGTGTTTGCCATCAATCAGACCACCGGCGAGCCGACCTTGATCCAGAACGCCGACGGCCACGGCAATTACCTGCGGACCTTCAACATCGACCCTTCACGCAAATTGCTCGTCGCTGCCCCGCTCTGGTCGATCGCCGTGCGCGAAGGCAATAGTGTCACGACCATGCCGGCGGGCCTTGTGCTGTATCGTGTTGGCGGTGACGGCAAGCTCACCTTTGCGCGCAAATACGACATCGACGCCACCGAACAGAAACAGCAGTTCTGGGCCGGTATGGTGACATTAGCCTGA
- a CDS encoding SGNH/GDSL hydrolase family protein — MTGARISMMAIAVAVLAIGVALAGVSFFRPNTVVDTHRYTRQVILHYTFSRADHPFIVLGDSITEASTLPRSACDHALVNAGLDGASTASDLGTWLNDVLEGRRAGAIVVALGTNDALQGREQKEFEANYASLLAKLKGSADHLVVLGIPSVEVRGRMPADYQAATMRRIDAFNAALPALAEKAGATFAPLPPMGAPHTIDGVHLDTAGYAVWDAAVLKGVSGACGTH; from the coding sequence ATGACCGGAGCGCGAATTTCCATGATGGCGATCGCGGTTGCGGTGCTCGCGATCGGCGTTGCCCTGGCCGGCGTTTCGTTCTTCAGGCCAAACACGGTTGTCGATACCCACCGGTATACCCGTCAGGTCATTCTGCACTACACATTCAGCCGGGCCGATCATCCCTTCATCGTTCTCGGTGACAGCATCACGGAAGCATCCACCCTGCCGCGGTCGGCCTGCGATCATGCCCTCGTCAATGCGGGGCTCGATGGCGCCTCGACGGCGAGCGATCTCGGGACCTGGCTTAACGACGTGCTCGAGGGCCGGCGCGCCGGAGCCATCGTCGTCGCGCTCGGCACCAACGATGCGTTGCAGGGGCGCGAGCAGAAGGAATTCGAAGCGAATTACGCAAGCCTGCTCGCCAAGCTCAAGGGGTCAGCCGACCACCTCGTCGTGCTCGGCATTCCCTCCGTTGAGGTGCGCGGGCGCATGCCGGCGGATTACCAGGCTGCAACCATGCGCCGCATCGACGCCTTCAACGCCGCGCTGCCTGCCTTGGCCGAGAAGGCGGGCGCGACATTTGCTCCGCTGCCGCCGATGGGCGCGCCGCACACCATCGATGGCGTCCATCTCGATACCGCCGGCTACGCCGTCTGGGATGCTGCCGTTCTCAAGGGAGTGTCCGGCGCATGCGGCACGCATTGA